In Polyodon spathula isolate WHYD16114869_AA unplaced genomic scaffold, ASM1765450v1 scaffolds_627, whole genome shotgun sequence, the DNA window CTTCCTCCGAACCTCTCGGTACAGCAGTCCATAGGGGGGGCCTAGACACCAGGGCAAACACAGCTGTTCAGACTATCGCTAATGCTTTAATACAGCTTCATTCAAAGCTGAAGTCTGCTGCACCACAAGCTTGAGTAGAGTATTCTCTCCATTCACATCCTGTGTTACCGGTAATAGCAGCCCACAATAAGACAGAAAGGAGACCTAATAGAAAGCAACACAGGAAGTTGTTGTTGCCATAATGTGAATGGGAATCACCTGTGTCAAAGTGAATATAAAATCTAAAAACGGTCTATAGAAAAGCCATCAGTGACTTGGAATCATGGTAAAAGAACAGCAGAGTGCatatgaaagcatggtaaagcacgggTGAGTttggaaagcatggtaaagacaGAAAAATCCTGGTGAACACAATAAAGTCTAGGATATAGCCCAGTTACAAACATTATGGGCACATTCTATCATCATACAGTTGTTATGATATTCAGCAGTATAAATGTCTTCTTTCCAATACCCTGGTCTAAATAACTCCTTTTCCAGAACATTCACGTATGGGGGTTTGAtgctaatattttaaataaagatttattcaAGACTTTATTATATTAGTCAGGCCATTCTAGGATGTACTTCCTTTCGGAGCAAAAAGAGCGTTGAAATGAATCTTTACAGCAGATCAGAATATTCTTGTACTACTGGATTACAGTATTCAGATGTATTATCAATACAATGGTTCTTTCTCACACGGTGACCCTGATATACACTCTGTTATTACCTGGCTCAGGCATGGTCCACTCTTTACACAAGAACGGATCGCTGGGCTCTGAAGCCTTTCCCACTCCCACGCAGTTCATTGCAATAGCCCTGAACTGGTACACATGATCTTCTTTCAGGCTTCCAACCTTGAAAAAAAAGAGGTGCAAATGGTAATATAGACCTTACTAAAGGTACCTGTCTTTGTAAGTGTTTAATGAGCTTTCAATTCAGCTGTGGATTTGCATGTTTTAActgcttagtgttttttttatttttttattattattatttagaatgcCCAGCTATTACACttcccaatttaaaatgttcaattctgtacaaaggccagccctgcaggagaGTCTGCAGGACCAGAAAAAGTCTATCATAAAAACTCCTCTGTATTTGTGAGTTAGTTGTTGTGTTTGTAAATGGCCACTAGAGGGAACCAGTTCCTTACAGAATCTTGCagataacaaaaaaatcaaacatccaTTTCAATTGAAGCCATTTTCTAATGAAGGTTGACGGGGTTATTCCTTCTAAATGCATACACTATCAATCTGCATTTACATTAGAAGCAGCAACAGAAAATCATTCAATTCAGGAAGTTTGGAAAGCGATACTTTtccttatttaaataatgttgtaaaaaaaaaaaaaaaacagtcagctAATTGCAATGTCCTTGGGGAATGGCTTGCTGAGCAAGAAACTGATGTAGTTCCGGTCTCTTACAGCAGGGGGCAGCGTACTCAATATAATGCTACAGGCATATCTTTGAACATAGAATTAccgaaggcaaaaaaaaaaaaaaaaaaaaaaaaaaaaaaaaaaacagcaaaattgaaataaaagaaagattttttttttaaggaaaatcaCTTTACAGAAATGAGCCTGCAACAACAAGCCTGCTTACCAGTAAATTGAATattactaccactactactaataataataataataataataataataataataataataataataataataatagagaacaTATTGCAGCCATAGAATTGTTTCTACAAATATTGGccacaaaaaaaggaaacacatgcattatgtagcacacacttttttgCAACATGGAAAgtagtttcagtcacaatgggtaaGTCAGCAGTGTGCTTCAGTGCATTGCATTGTAGCCTGTCATATTACCTTGAAGACttgtgttgcaatgggtttgacATTGACTTCGTGCCAAACTGACTCTGATACATCCATCTGGTCCAAGAAGTAGCCTTTGATTACATCCTCACCGTTACACTTGGGAGCTCTCCAGCCAATCACCATCTCACCCTTCCCACAGCTCAGCAGAGCAATGCCGGAGGGAGTGGAGGGGGCAGCTGAGAGTGAGGAGGGTTTAGAAGGAGACAATCTGGACAACATTCCATTAGTCATCACAGACAGAACCTTTATTCAAATCCATCATGgttagtttaaaatgtgttccGTCGTCTAGCCTGTTTTAGAAAATATGGGATGCGCTCCGAATACAGATAGGGAACTGTTATATTCCTGTTGCATGGAGAAAACATTCCCaatgattttgcctccctaacctgcagaATCCCCATTGAAGATGAGCAACGTTGCCCAGCCAGGATTtgtacctgcactcccctgactgtatgaatcaccctgcacaccacaactGTGACTTTACCAGATGCCACTactaacatgaaaaaataaaaaaatgcagtcaattagcatgcttttttttttgtttttgttttttttgctttgttttttttgtacagcctGGAATTTGCAATTCTATTTGACTTGAAATTCTAATGCACCGGAAGGGGTCATACCCGTTTGCTTTAACAGCTGCTATTAACATTATAAATGTGCACATGTGTggaagacagagggagagagcgagggagagataGAGTAAGAATCTGTGTTTCAGTTTGCCTGTCACCATTTCCCTCAGTAGGTGTATCCCAGTGGAAAAATTGAATCTTAAAACCATCTTCAATGCCAATGCAGTGGTTCTGCAATGGCAACATGTTTAGTTCTGCAAAAAAAGGGGCAATGGCAGCTACAATGAAACGAGATGTTGGTGCAATGGTACAGCTGTGCAGGTAATATTTCCATATCAGTATTATCACAATTGTAAGCATCAAtgcacactggtaatccattacGGTACTATAGTAGTATACCTCTATCACTGTGGAATAATATCCGGACAACTGTAATAggtgttccaaatccattgtgttgccattgctggtaatactGTGGTCAGCTAATGTGAGCTTTTGTATAGAAAGACCACAGTAAAGCAAGGAGGAGACTTGAATCAACTTCGCAGTCTTGCAATTGCCCTTCCCCTTGCACAAAAGGATAATCCCTTAGATGAGTATTTTTAGAGCTTTTATTCCATTacctcatctcaccagcaggggtcagctCCTGTAACACTACCAATGTTACACTGCAGCACCCCCTGTCAGTTAGGGTGGTGGTCCTGAAATTTCCCCATCATCCAGGTTGTACAGGTCTGCAGTGAATGGCTTTCCCTTTGTGTACGGGTCTATTACCTAATGCACATGTGTGTTTGTGGATGGCATTCCTATAAGTCCTGGTTTTATCCACTTACAGATAGCAGCTTTCACTAGGAGGGGTGCCGACTCTTCCGAGTAATCACTGATCCCGGCTGCACTCACTGACTTTATCCGGAACACATACTTCTTTCGAGCCACCAGGCCGTGAACTATAAATCTGGGGAAAGAGAAAATGCCATCTTCTGgtgttgttttgatttatttttgacagtgatGAATAATTTCATTCAGTCTGTTTGCTTTATTGTAACCTCGCTGATGTGGCAGGCTTCTTGGTAAAGAAGCAGCTGCCACGCATTTCAAATGgcagagctttgaaacacacacCTGTTTCAAATCAGAGCgcacacttttgtgtaaatgggaTGTCTCATCACATGATGGATGAAGTCCATCCTAGAATAGATAAAAGTGGCATCTTCCTGTTGCTAGTAGATATACAGAGCTCAGTGCTCAGTTGTTTTCCTTGGCCACACTGAATTGGTGCTGCCCATGGTAGGCAGGTCAAAGAGGCTCACTTACCTCGTGGAGGTTATTGGCTTGTTGTTGACAGTCATCCAGTTGTCTGTCCCAACCTCACAGCAGTAAATGTAATAGCCAATAACATCCCGAACATCCTTTGGGCTCTTCCACTGCAGGACCACGGACGTGTTTGTGTTTCTGGTGGACACAACCCCACGTGGAGGAGGGGGTACCACTGTAACACAGCAGCAAGCAGAGGCAAGGGGTTATACAGACTGGTCCCCTTAAAATGAGGGTTTCAAATACAGCACCATGATTTTCAAATGCAACACACCTTGCGTGCTGCACAGCTCTTGTACGTGCACAAATACTTTACATAAATGCAACCTTTTTCTTCTCAGGCGCTACAGTGTGAACTGTAACTTGAAGGTAAATGCACGCTGGGCTGCCAATCAGATGCTTGATCCAAGGAACGTAATTCTCAGAATTCAGCCATTTAATTTAGTCTAAAACTCATATTGGTTTCCATATGCTTGTTATACAAACAGAATATTTCATGAATGTTCATGGGGGCTGTGGTTATTTCGCTCATAAGGATGGCCGGAGACACATTGGTTATCCAGCCATCCTCATCTGAAAAACAACTTCAGTACTCCATGAGCATTGACAGCGTATCCTCTATATATTTTTAAGGGTTATATTTGATTAAATTTACTGTGGGGTTCTAACTAGTATTTTTGGTATTTGGACTCCACAACACcatctaaaaaaaatgaaacccttGAGAAATACCAGTGCATTGCATACAGCCTTGGCAAGATGGTTCCTATTTACAACAGAGCTGCATGATTTATTCCCAACGCAAATTAAAACCAGCACTACTGTCCTCTCTAAGTTGGTTCAGTCTGGAGAATTGAAGGCTGTTGTACTTTCTGTGTGGAAATTGAAAATGTTTCCGTTTATCTTATAAACTTGGGATTCTACTTCGCTTAGATCTAATCAAGATCTTACCTTTAGAATCCCTAAAATAAGAACCCACGTCAGTCAACATGCTTCTGTGTATCAGGTTTGATCTGTTTGCCTGAgtgctttttgtttgttgcatttcAAACATGCACTTTTCTTGCCTTGAGACACATACCCAAAAGTTCtaacctggttaaataaataaatgaaaaaagtggCTGTGAGCTTGATCCTGCGGTGCTTTAAATGGTCCTGTGCCTACGGGGGCCATTTCCTGTGAGAGCTGTGTACCTTTGGGAAGCCCTATTTCCACAGCTGAACCACTTCAGCAACAAGGTTGAATTCACATCCACAGAATTAAAGGTTAATTAATATCTGGAAAGGAATTAAATAAGTACATCCCACGAGGGGAAACCACCCAGGTTCCTTTTGCACTTTAATTAAACATTGCTGTCAACtctaatttgtttttcttctttcaccTAATTATTTTTTCTGGGATCTGGATAATCGGCAGTTTTCGATTGatctcactccccctcccctgccAACactgacctctgattttgaaCCTTAGCCCAGTCCAATTAAAGATTTTTTTGCCAGTCATTTGGGGATTCCGTTCCGTTCAGAGTTTTAATTTCCAAGAAATTAACCAAATGGGCAGACCATATTTGTGTGACAAAAATGAAATAGACTAATtgataaatatagatatatactatggCTGCatggcagatagatagatagcgaGTTTGAGCGACATAACACAAAAtagagcaacagaactcagaagCCGACAGAATGACAGCAAACACCTTAATAAGGCAAAGGaaagataaataattaaatatcattTCAAGCTATatgtactttatttaattttttatgcaCAGGGTTTCTGTGGTTGAGATGAATATTTACCAACAGTTTCTCTCAGTGAGACGGCTTCACTGGGAAGAGACGGTTCGCTCACTCCATACTTATTGACAGCACGCACTCGGAAGCAGTAGGATTTTCCTTTGGTGAGGTCGAAAACCGGGAATCTAGGGGAGTGCACCGGGATCTCCAAGTTGGCCCTCTGCCAGCTGTTACTGCCGGCTACGGACTGAAGAAGAAAAGAAACGAGCCAATCTGTGTGTCACTTAACAACAGTGTCATGAGCAAAACAGTCAGTAAAGGTATTCGCTCTTCACAAAATACAGCTGGAAACGTAATGTCATAATTCCACCGagaaataatattataaaaaaactaaaatacctcAAATTTTGTTATTAGAGtctgtaatttatataaaacaaatgcaatcgGAGGGGCTTTAGTCTGGCAGCATGCAAGTGTTGCTACATGAAACTGTAAATAGGGCTCAAGACTGATTAACCAATTAATCAATGCTTAATTGAGACTCACAAAATTAAAGCCAGCTTGATTAATGGCTGTATCTGTAATTCTAAGCCATTTGACCACATCCTGCATTAGGCAGGATTTCGCACTAGGGGGTGCACAGAACACTTCCTGTCCCAATCCTGAACTTCTATAGCTGTGCCCATCTTCCTCCTGAGACAGCTCAATGTCTCAAGTTGAGTTTGTTGCACCAGCTTTGCACCACCAACCCCTAAATTAACCAACATTTTCACAGCTAGAAATTAGCTCTTAGAACCGTGGTTTCCAGGGTGCATCACCTTTTCTACGTAGTAGGTCAGAGGCTCCCGCCCCCTGGGGTCTGGCTCGGTCCAGCCCAGGACAACACAGGCCCCGCTGACCTCAGTGATGTGGGCATCGGTAGGAGGCAGTGGGATCAGGATGTCTCCTGGAAATAAAACCAGAGCACTGAATAACTCTTACAGTCATTATGAAAACAAATCAGTAACATATATACAATCCCCTGCTTGTTAACTAATCCTCTGCTGCCCCTAATGACTGATGAGCTTGGGTTTCAATTCAGATGGTGCTCAACTGGGGTGCGCAACTTTGGGAATTAAAGCTGTGAAAAGTTAAcaaatactgttattttatttttgcttgcttTAAAAACCTTGAATTTGAGACCTACAGTGCATGAATAATGtcacttaatgtaaaatgtaaggAATAGTTAACCTCAATATGGAGACTATAGCCTGGGCTCTGTCAGGGTTAGTAGTGTTTGAACTCTCCCGTTCAAATAGAGGGTGAATTTCAGTGATGAACCCATTCCATGAGTAGTTAGCACTGCTATGGCCAAGGAAGAGAGAATCGTATTGTCCACAGTATAACCACAATCTTTGTGATATCAGTGATATTTATAGCCTGAAGTTAAGCAATATGATTTAACAACATTCCAGCTTCAGTGAGATTATTTCTCACTTGCTGTAAAGaaagtgaaaatgaatgtttttttggtttttttgcttatttatttaatgttgtcaTTCATTATCATCTATAATATGTGACTCTGCTGAACCCAGATACTGTCTCCCCCAGCTACCTGAACCAACTAAAGACTCCTACTTTCTTTCACCGCCTGTATGTGACGCAACAGGTCAAGGGCAATAGATTTCAATGGGAAATACTATGCCAACCCCACCAGAAACCTGTTTTTAGTAATAGGAGAAAGATTACTCCAGGGACAAACCATACCACAGGAACCTTAGCCACAACTTTGTTCAGTAAATTATTGTGAAATCAAAAAGAAACAAACGTAAAACTCAGGAGAGGTTTTGGATGGATTGAAGGCCATACACTATTCTTCAACCTCCACTTCCACTGGATCCAATCTCTGAGATAATCTCCTCTAATCCTGATAAACTCTGAGATTATTTCCCCCAATCCCGCTCTTCTCTGACATAATCTCCCCCAATCCTGCTCAGATCTGAGATAATCTCCCACAATCCCGCTCTTCTCTGAGATAATCTCCCCCAGTCCTGCTCAGATCTGAGATACTCTCCCACAGTCCTGCTCTTCTCTGACATAATCTCCCCCAGTCCTGCTCAGATCTGAGATAATCTCACCCAATCCCGCTCTTCTTTGAGATAATCTCCCACAATCCTGCTCTTCTGATTTTACATTCATGACTGCCACAAACACTTCCAGAAAGCTCTGTCACATGTTCCTGGCAACCACTGTATAAATAAACGGTAGCACTTCTGTGCAAAGAGCTTTGTGAACAATTACATGTTAATGCATTATGGTAATTTTCTGGTAAGTATACCCTTATTCCAGCAGTAGTTACCatgtaaaagaagaaaacatttgtagttacccagttattaccatgttattacattgtTATCTACACCTTATAATCTAAAGTGCAACTCAATAGACTCCACGTGTCCTTGATCAATTGTAAAGACAGTATTCATAGAACCTACATTATGTTTCTAACTCTAAAATGCTATATAATGTGCCAAACATATAACAAGGTATATAACTATATAGAAAATAAGACATGCAAATTACCTTCAAGTTGGTCTTTAGTAATAACTATCTTGCCTTTTTCCAGCTGgatcactgtaaaaaaacaaaagcaaaaaaaaaaaaaaaaaaaaaaaaaaaaaaaaaaacccacagttaTAGAGACAGTAATGCACAACAACTAGCTTTCCAGGGAGCATATCAAACACACTGTATCAAAAAACAGACTGTGGGGGCAGACCATGGGGGCAGACTCTCAAGGCTATTTATTCCAAATTGTTATTAGCATTTTTTTGTtctaaaacaaactttttaaaatgaatagaaaaCAATATAAGACTGCTTACAAGATGCTAAAGTAAATATCTAAGTGCTACATGTCGCCGACTCTCACTATAACATGGACTGGTTGGCTTAGCCTGTGTTACAGTAAGAGATTACTGAAAACTGAAGAACTTCCACAGATCTCCATTATTGGAGTAATTGCATTAATACCCATCACTCTTCCAGCCTCAGATGGGTCCACCATGGTCACAGCTCCAGTCTTCTTGGAAGGTCGCCCAACCCCAGCTTTGTTGACGGCTCGCACCCTGAACTGATAGATCCTTCCCTCACA includes these proteins:
- the LOC121308279 gene encoding myomesin-3-like codes for the protein CVFKPVLLSLCVGRLDIGTGQWVQCNDTPHKLCRFPVAGLCEGRIYQFRVRAVNKAGVGRPSKKTGAVTMVDPSEAGRVMVIQLEKGKIVITKDQLEGDILIPLPPTDAHITEVSGACVVLGWTEPDPRGREPLTYYVEKSVAGSNSWQRANLEIPVHSPRFPVFDLTKGKSYCFRVRAVNKYGVSEPSLPSEAVSLRETVVVPPPPRGVVSTRNTNTSVVLQWKSPKDVRDVIGYYIYCCEVGTDNWMTVNNKPITSTRFIVHGLVARKKYVFRIKSVSAAGISDYSEESAPLLVKAAISAPSTPSGIALLSCGKGEMVIGWRAPKCNGEDVIKGYFLDQMDVSESVWHEVNVKPIATQVFKVGSLKEDHVYQFRAIAMNCVGVGKASEPSDPFLCKEWTMPEPGPPYGLLYREVRRKSLVLLWEPPVYTGQGPVTGYLVDICEGGSDKWKAVTEEPTSNTFLKVSGLEAGRSYMFRVFAMNAAGVGEPSLPSEEVKAETKPGMKDVEIGVDEDGFIFLEFQTPERNESSEFLWTKNYCKAIDQGRVRIESKDVRSRLIFTNPSEQDLGLYTVAMSDIDDISSSYTFTDKELERLLELSWEIRNPLITLKSNWAVEVSEKGAVRLWLQVEKLSSAAELKLIFNNKEISSTATHKINFDRANGIVEVLIDNFSGEDKGSYTAQLRDRRARNQFTFVLIDDNFKQALAQSEFKRRDWKRKA